Proteins encoded together in one Nostoc sp. PCC 7524 window:
- a CDS encoding MinD/ParA family ATP-binding protein → MAKTIAIHSFRGGTGKTNLTANLAVAIALQGHRVAIVDADLQSPGLHALFKPDEMGAVYTLNDYLWQRSSIRDAVCDVTSDLGITGQGKVFLVPSSVNADEIARIEYEGYNVSLLNRGFQQLTEELALDYLFIDTHPGLCRETLLSIAISDLLFVILRPDCQDFQGTSVTVNVARQLKVKKMMLVVNKAPNQMDLLALQQKVEQTYQLTIAGILPLSEDMVNLGSYGLFCLQYPHHLLTQMLNQIASTAMTVVCTPAVETDNLCVTGAKT, encoded by the coding sequence ATGGCTAAGACGATTGCGATTCACTCTTTTCGAGGTGGAACCGGTAAGACTAATTTAACAGCAAATTTAGCGGTAGCGATCGCTCTCCAAGGACACCGAGTTGCTATAGTTGATGCTGACTTACAATCACCAGGTCTTCATGCTTTATTTAAACCTGATGAAATGGGTGCAGTTTATACCCTCAATGATTATTTGTGGCAACGCAGTTCTATTCGGGATGCAGTTTGTGATGTTACCTCTGATTTAGGAATTACGGGGCAGGGTAAAGTTTTTCTGGTTCCCTCTAGTGTTAATGCTGATGAAATTGCCAGAATTGAGTACGAGGGATACAACGTTAGTTTACTCAACAGAGGATTTCAGCAATTAACTGAAGAATTAGCATTAGATTATCTCTTCATTGATACTCATCCCGGATTGTGCCGAGAAACATTACTATCTATCGCTATCTCTGACTTACTATTTGTGATTTTGCGTCCAGATTGCCAGGATTTTCAAGGGACATCTGTAACAGTTAATGTTGCTCGTCAATTAAAAGTTAAGAAGATGATGTTGGTAGTTAATAAGGCACCCAACCAGATGGACTTATTAGCACTGCAACAAAAAGTAGAGCAGACTTATCAACTTACTATAGCCGGCATACTACCACTATCAGAAGATATGGTCAATCTTGGTAGCTATGGATTGTTTTGTTTACAGTATCCCCACCATTTATTGACGCAAATGCTCAACCAAATTGCTAGTACAGCCATGACAGTCGTTTGCACTCCGGCAGTAGAAACAGATAACTTATGTGTTACGGGAGCAAAAACTTAA
- a CDS encoding AAA-like domain-containing protein, whose amino-acid sequence MTNPSQEQTISFEVALRLADAAVFAKTSRHLKNIEVAVLRGALLGQKYDEIATASGYTPEYIKHDVGPKLWQTLSSSLGEKVSKTNLMAVLAQQATTATSQKPVLSAVSPQISSNLEPPVGLIPLESALYVERPPVESRCYEEITRLGALIRIKAPSQMGKTSLMVRILAYAKEQSSQNGDTSEVHTVALSLQRADRAIFSDLDKFLRWFCAAITRKLHLSHRVDDYWSDTFGSKSNCTAYFEDCVLPEINGVLVLALDQVDEVFLHPEIADDFFTLLRSWYEEAAYGDSGNSLWQNLRLVIVHSTEVYIPLDINKSPFNVGLAIELQAFNKQQVLDLAQRYGLHLSESELSALIALVSGHPYLIQQALYHLAQQDLTLNQLLQTAATDAGIYSNHLHRHLRSLQEHTQLAAAYAQVLNSPTPVEIEQLLAFKLHSMGLVTLLGNQVTPSCELYRQYFKA is encoded by the coding sequence ATGACAAACCCTAGCCAAGAGCAAACAATTTCCTTTGAAGTAGCTTTAAGATTGGCAGATGCAGCCGTTTTTGCCAAAACCTCCCGACATTTAAAAAATATTGAAGTTGCGGTTTTGCGTGGTGCTTTACTAGGTCAAAAATACGATGAAATTGCTACAGCTAGTGGTTATACACCTGAATACATTAAGCACGATGTCGGGCCTAAATTATGGCAAACTCTTTCATCTAGTTTGGGAGAAAAAGTCAGCAAAACTAATTTAATGGCAGTTTTGGCACAGCAAGCAACCACAGCCACCAGCCAAAAACCTGTTTTATCTGCCGTATCTCCCCAGATATCTAGCAACTTAGAACCACCAGTGGGACTCATACCACTAGAATCGGCGCTGTATGTTGAACGCCCCCCTGTAGAGTCTCGCTGTTATGAAGAGATTACCAGACTTGGTGCGTTAATTCGCATCAAAGCACCAAGTCAAATGGGGAAAACTTCCCTAATGGTGAGAATACTAGCTTATGCTAAAGAACAATCTAGCCAAAATGGGGATACTTCAGAAGTACACACAGTTGCACTCAGCTTACAACGAGCAGATAGAGCAATTTTTAGTGATTTAGATAAATTTTTGCGCTGGTTTTGTGCTGCTATTACGCGCAAACTGCATTTATCGCACCGTGTAGATGATTATTGGAGTGACACCTTTGGCAGCAAAAGTAACTGCACAGCTTATTTTGAAGACTGTGTGTTACCAGAGATTAATGGTGTTTTAGTATTAGCGTTAGATCAAGTTGATGAGGTATTCTTACACCCAGAAATAGCTGACGATTTCTTTACATTATTGCGTTCTTGGTATGAAGAAGCAGCCTATGGAGATAGTGGCAATTCTCTCTGGCAAAATCTCCGGTTGGTGATTGTTCATTCTACAGAAGTTTATATTCCTTTAGATATTAATAAATCTCCCTTTAATGTGGGTTTAGCAATTGAGTTGCAAGCTTTTAACAAACAACAAGTTTTAGATTTAGCTCAACGTTATGGTTTGCACTTATCAGAGAGTGAACTATCTGCTTTGATAGCACTGGTTTCTGGACATCCATACCTGATACAGCAGGCACTTTATCACCTAGCGCAACAAGACCTAACTCTCAATCAATTGTTACAAACAGCCGCCACCGATGCAGGGATTTATAGTAATCATCTGCACAGACATTTACGTAGCCTGCAAGAACATACACAATTAGCGGCTGCTTATGCACAGGTTTTGAATTCTCCCACACCAGTAGAGATAGAACAGCTGTTAGCCTTCAAGTTACACAGTATGGGACTCGTTACCCTGCTAGGAAATCAAGTAACACCCAGTTGTGAATTATATCGGCAATATTTTAAGGCCTAG